Proteins from one Arthrobacter sp. Soc17.1.1.1 genomic window:
- a CDS encoding PhoX family protein, with protein MTETTRRLLPMLGHTKGKRSAVTCALKCDNACSDAVCNTSGNSYFRDIVSREFSRRSALGAGAAGALTLLVAGQTGAGSAQAAPGGAKGSALAFDAIAPVDALVDDMTVPQGYGWKPVIRWGDPLFSTSPAFDANNQTAAAQALQFGYNCDYTDVLEIAESKGRRAVLFANHEYTNENIMVPPTTPAAEVRGIGKAAHGLTVVELERKNKNKPWSYVQGAPLNRRYLTTTPYEVTGPAAGSDLLKTKDDPAGRTILGTLGNCAGGTTPWGTILSGEENFNGYFVAAGTSDGDRRYGITSKPTARGWEIDEPRWDTRTAGYENEKHRFGYIVEVDPFDPTSTPKKHSALGRFKHEGANVTVAADGRVVAYMGDDERFDYLYKFVSKNRVQPGTSPAARRANMTLLSEGSLYVARFQGNSVAEIDGSGRLPSDGAFDGVGEWLPLLIDNTSVVAGMTAAEVSVFTRIAADKMGATKMDRCEDVEPNPRTGKVYVACTNNTNRGVGTNALADEANPRTANRDGHVVELTEAGGNATGTRFTWNLLLVCGDPARNPATYFAGYPKDKVSPISCPDNVAFDSAGNLWISTDGQPGTVGFADGLFKVGLEGAERGRVQQFLAVPREAETCGPVIHDQDGSVFVAVQHPGEDGSWAAQSSMFPDYVPLGGSPARGEALVPRPSVVQVYRANEGRDEDHNGRGRDRQKGKPRR; from the coding sequence ATGACTGAAACCACGCGCCGGCTGCTGCCCATGCTCGGCCACACCAAGGGCAAGCGGAGCGCCGTCACCTGTGCCCTCAAGTGCGACAACGCGTGCTCCGACGCCGTCTGCAACACGTCGGGCAACAGCTACTTCCGCGACATCGTGTCGCGTGAGTTCTCCCGCCGCAGCGCCCTCGGTGCGGGAGCGGCGGGTGCGCTGACGCTCCTCGTCGCCGGCCAGACCGGTGCGGGCTCCGCGCAGGCCGCGCCCGGCGGAGCCAAGGGGAGCGCCCTGGCCTTCGACGCGATCGCGCCGGTGGACGCGCTCGTGGATGACATGACGGTGCCGCAGGGCTACGGCTGGAAGCCCGTGATCCGCTGGGGCGATCCGCTCTTCAGCACCTCGCCCGCCTTCGACGCGAACAACCAGACCGCAGCCGCGCAGGCACTGCAGTTCGGATACAACTGCGACTACACCGACGTGCTCGAGATCGCGGAGAGCAAGGGCCGCCGCGCTGTCCTGTTCGCGAACCACGAGTACACCAACGAGAACATCATGGTGCCGCCGACCACCCCGGCCGCCGAGGTACGCGGCATCGGGAAGGCCGCCCACGGGCTGACCGTCGTGGAGCTCGAGCGCAAGAACAAGAACAAGCCGTGGTCCTACGTGCAGGGCGCACCGCTCAACCGCCGCTACCTCACCACCACCCCGTACGAGGTCACCGGCCCCGCCGCCGGTTCCGATCTGCTGAAGACCAAGGACGACCCGGCCGGCCGCACCATCCTCGGGACGCTCGGCAACTGCGCCGGCGGCACCACCCCCTGGGGCACCATCCTCTCGGGCGAGGAGAACTTCAACGGCTACTTCGTGGCCGCCGGCACCAGCGACGGCGACCGCCGCTACGGCATCACGAGCAAGCCGACCGCCCGTGGGTGGGAGATCGACGAGCCGCGCTGGGACACCCGCACTGCGGGCTACGAGAACGAGAAGCACCGGTTCGGCTACATCGTGGAGGTCGACCCGTTCGATCCCACCTCGACGCCGAAGAAGCACTCGGCCCTGGGCCGCTTCAAGCACGAGGGCGCGAACGTGACCGTCGCCGCCGACGGCCGGGTCGTGGCCTACATGGGCGACGACGAGCGCTTCGACTACCTCTACAAGTTCGTGTCGAAGAACAGGGTCCAGCCGGGCACGAGCCCGGCCGCGCGCCGCGCCAACATGACGCTGCTGAGCGAGGGTTCGCTGTACGTGGCGCGTTTCCAGGGCAACTCGGTGGCCGAGATCGACGGCTCCGGCAGGCTCCCGTCCGACGGCGCGTTCGACGGCGTGGGCGAGTGGCTGCCGCTGCTCATCGACAACACGTCCGTGGTCGCGGGCATGACCGCCGCCGAGGTCTCCGTCTTCACGCGCATCGCCGCGGACAAGATGGGTGCCACCAAGATGGACCGCTGCGAGGACGTCGAGCCCAACCCCCGGACGGGCAAGGTGTACGTGGCATGCACCAACAACACCAACCGCGGTGTCGGCACCAACGCGCTCGCCGACGAGGCCAACCCGCGCACCGCGAACCGCGACGGGCACGTCGTCGAGCTCACGGAGGCGGGCGGCAACGCGACCGGCACGCGCTTCACCTGGAACCTGCTGCTCGTCTGCGGTGACCCGGCGCGCAACCCCGCCACCTACTTCGCCGGCTACCCGAAGGACAAGGTCTCCCCGATCTCCTGCCCCGACAACGTGGCCTTCGACTCGGCGGGCAACCTCTGGATCTCCACGGACGGCCAGCCGGGCACGGTGGGCTTCGCCGACGGCCTGTTCAAGGTGGGGCTGGAGGGCGCCGAGCGCGGACGCGTGCAGCAGTTCCTCGCGGTCCCCCGCGAGGCCGAGACCTGCGGCCCCGTGATCCACGACCAGGACGGCAGCGTCTTCGTGGCGGTCCAGCACCCGGGCGAGGACGGCAGCTGGGCTGCGCAGTCGTCGATGTTCCCCGACTACGTGCCGCTCGGCGGCAGCCCCGCCCGGGGGGAGGCCCTCGTGCCGCGCCCATCGGTCGTCCAGGTGTACAGGGCGAACGAGGGACGCGACGAGGACCACAACGGCCGCGGGCGTGACCGCCAGAAGGGCAAGCCCCGCCGCTAG
- a CDS encoding gamma-glutamyl-gamma-aminobutyrate hydrolase family protein — protein MTPSEVIPRPVVGLTSYLDPAVTEGCGTVEAAFLPSNYLAPVLAAGAIPVLLPPQGTDGGVVEQLLPRLDGVIVVGGWDVDPARYGAEPHAETDDPHLLRDAWDIAVVREAVRADVPLLGICRGEQTLNVALGGSLHQHLPDLDGGVVYQLGDHRFNPIPVDLRPGSRVAQLMGATRLDAVPVSHHQAVDRLGTGLLASAWSADGVVEAVELPHNRFCIGVQWHPEQSPTETALFDAFVQAARERQLARSLPLHLDTALAATLPAS, from the coding sequence TTGACACCTTCTGAGGTGATTCCGCGCCCTGTGGTGGGACTGACGTCCTATCTCGATCCTGCCGTCACCGAGGGCTGCGGGACCGTCGAGGCCGCCTTCCTGCCCTCGAACTATCTCGCGCCCGTCCTCGCGGCCGGCGCCATCCCGGTCCTGCTTCCGCCCCAGGGGACCGACGGCGGCGTCGTGGAGCAGCTGCTGCCGAGGCTCGACGGCGTGATCGTCGTCGGCGGATGGGACGTGGACCCCGCCCGCTACGGCGCCGAGCCGCACGCGGAGACCGACGACCCCCACCTGCTCCGGGACGCCTGGGACATCGCCGTGGTGCGCGAGGCCGTGCGCGCGGACGTGCCGCTCCTCGGGATCTGCAGGGGGGAGCAGACGCTCAATGTGGCGCTCGGCGGGTCGCTGCACCAGCACCTGCCCGACCTCGACGGCGGCGTGGTCTACCAGCTCGGTGACCACCGCTTCAACCCGATCCCGGTGGATCTCCGCCCCGGTTCGCGGGTGGCACAGCTGATGGGAGCCACCCGGCTCGACGCCGTCCCGGTCTCCCACCACCAGGCCGTGGACCGGCTGGGCACCGGGCTGCTCGCCTCGGCATGGAGCGCCGACGGCGTGGTCGAGGCCGTCGAACTGCCGCACAACCGCTTCTGCATCGGTGTCCAGTGGCACCCCGAGCAGAGCCCCACCGAGACCGCCCTGTTCGACGCCTTCGTGCAGGCCGCCCGCGAACGGCAGCTGGCGCGCTCCCTGCCGCTGCACCTCGACACGGCCCTGGCGGCCACCCTCCCGGCGAGCTAG
- a CDS encoding o-succinylbenzoate synthase, with amino-acid sequence MPQQTPSPSPLPLPSLEELTASARVVSVPMRVRFRGVLDREVLLVNGPSGWGEFSPFLEYDDAESAAWLACAVEAAWHGFPAPVRASVPVNATVPAVGPDGVEGVLSRFGAVGAVKVKVAEKGQTLADDVARVAEVRRLLPDAGIKIDANGGWTVPEALAALDALGPFGLQYVEQPVADIPGLRTVRLELQRRGEGILVAADESVRRQEDPLRVAREDAADLLVIKAQPLGGVRRALAIIDAAGLPAVVSSALDTSVGIRAGVALAAALPELPYACGLATVSLMAGDVTRTSLVPEGGHLPVRDVDVPADLLDRFAATADRTRWWLERLGRTHAVLAAAQGGVGRTAT; translated from the coding sequence GTGCCCCAGCAAACGCCCTCCCCGTCCCCGCTGCCCCTGCCCTCCCTCGAGGAGCTGACCGCGTCTGCGCGCGTGGTGTCGGTGCCCATGCGGGTCCGGTTCCGCGGCGTCCTCGACCGCGAGGTCCTGCTGGTGAACGGCCCCTCCGGGTGGGGCGAGTTCAGCCCCTTCCTGGAGTACGACGACGCCGAGTCCGCCGCCTGGCTGGCGTGCGCCGTCGAGGCCGCGTGGCACGGGTTCCCGGCTCCCGTCCGTGCGTCCGTCCCGGTCAACGCGACCGTCCCCGCCGTCGGACCGGACGGGGTCGAGGGGGTGCTGTCCCGTTTCGGCGCCGTGGGTGCGGTCAAGGTCAAGGTCGCCGAGAAGGGGCAGACACTGGCGGACGACGTCGCGCGGGTCGCGGAGGTGCGGCGGCTCCTGCCTGACGCCGGGATCAAGATCGATGCCAACGGCGGGTGGACCGTGCCTGAGGCCCTCGCAGCCCTCGACGCGCTGGGTCCCTTCGGTCTGCAGTACGTGGAGCAGCCCGTGGCGGACATCCCCGGACTGCGGACCGTGCGGCTGGAACTCCAGCGCCGGGGGGAGGGGATCCTCGTCGCCGCGGACGAGAGCGTGCGCCGCCAGGAGGACCCGCTGCGGGTGGCGCGGGAGGATGCCGCCGATCTCCTCGTGATCAAGGCGCAGCCGCTCGGTGGGGTCCGCAGGGCGCTGGCGATCATCGACGCGGCGGGTCTCCCTGCGGTGGTCAGCTCCGCGCTGGACACCTCCGTGGGGATCCGTGCCGGGGTGGCCCTCGCCGCAGCCCTGCCGGAGCTGCCCTACGCCTGCGGGCTCGCGACGGTCTCCCTCATGGCGGGAGACGTCACCCGCACGTCGCTCGTGCCCGAGGGAGGGCACCTGCCGGTCCGCGACGTCGACGTCCCGGCCGACCTCCTGGACCGGTTCGCCGCCACCGCCGACCGGACCCGGTGGTGGCTGGAACGGCTCGGCCGCACCCATGCCGTTCTTGCCGCAGCGCAGGGTGGCGTCGGGCGCACGGCGACCTGA